The Myotis daubentonii chromosome 19, mMyoDau2.1, whole genome shotgun sequence genome window below encodes:
- the TBX1 gene encoding T-box transcription factor TBX1 isoform X2, protein MISAVSSPWLTQLSHFCDVAAFTASSLSSLGAAGGFPGAASPGADPYGPREPPPRYDPCAAAAPGAPGPPPPPPHAYPFAPAAGAATSAAAEPEGPGASCAAAAKAPVKKNAKVASVSVQLEMKALWDEFNQLGTEMIVTKAGRRMFPTFQVKLFGMDPMADYMLLMDFVPVDDKRYRYAFHSSSWLVAGKADPATPGRVHYHPDSPAKGAQWMKQIVSFDKLKLTNNLLDDNGHIILNSMHRYQPRFHVVYVDPRKDSEKYAEENFKTFVFEETRFTAVTAYQNHRITQLKIASNPFAKGFRDCDPEDWPRNHRPGALPLMTAFARSRNPVASPGQPNGAEKDAADARREFERDAGGPAVLGDPAPPPPLLARVLSPALPGAGGAGGLVPLPGAPGGRPSPPHPELRLEAPGASEPLHHHPYKYPAAAYDHYLGAKSRPAPYPLPGLRGHGYHAHAHSHHHPVSPAAAAAAAAAAAAAAANMYSAGAAPPGSYDYCPR, encoded by the exons CACGCAGCTCTCGCACTTCTGCGACGTTGCAGCCTTCACGGCCAGCAGCCTGAGCAGCCTGGGGGCCGCCGGGGGCTTCCCGGGCGCCGCGTCGCCGGGCGCGGACCCATACGGCCCGCGCGAGCCGCCGCCGCGCTACGACCcgtgcgccgccgccgcccctgGCGCCCCtggcccgccgccgccgccgccgcacgcCTACCCGTTCGCGCCGGCCGCCGGGGCCGCCACCAGTGCCGCTGCCGAGCCCGAGGGCCCTGGGGCCAGTTGCGCGGCCGCCGCCAAGGCGCCGGTGAAGAAGAACGCGAAGGTGGCCAGCGTGAGCGTGCAGCTTGAGATGAAGGCTCTGTGGGACGAATTCAATCAGCTGGGCACCGAGATGATCGTCACCAAGGCTGGCAG GCGCATGTTCCCCACCTTCCAAGTGAAGCTCTTCGGCATGGACCCCATGGCTGACTACATGCTCCTCATGGACTTTGTGCCCGTGGACGACAAGCGCTACCG GTACGCCTTCCACAGCTCCTCCTGGCTGGTGGCCGGGAAGGCAGACCCTGCCACTCCAGGCCGAGTGCACTACCACCCAGACTCGCCTGCCAAGGGCGCACAGTGGATGAAGCAAATCGTGTCCTTCGACAAGCTCAAACTGACCAACAACCTGCTGGACGACAACGGCCAC ATTATTCTCAACTCCATGCACAGATACCAGCCCCGCTTCCATGTGGTCTACGTGGACCCGCGCAAAGATAGTGAGAAATACGCCGAGGAGAACTTCAAAACCTTTGTGTTCGAGGAGACGCGCTTCACGGCCGTCACTGCCTACCAGAACCACAGG ATCACGCAGCTCAAGATCGCCAGCAACCCTTTCGCCAAAGGCTTCCGAGACTGCGACCCCGAAGACTG gccccgtAACCACCGGCCCGGCGCGCTGCCGCTCATGACCGCCTTTGCGCGCTCGCGGAACCCGGTGGCCTCCCCCGGGCAGCCCAACGGCGCGGAGAAAG ACGCGGCCGACGCCCGGCGAGAATTCGAGCGCGATGCGGGCGGGCCGGCCGTGCTCGGGGACCCGgcgcccccgccgccgctgctggcGCGCGTGCTGAGCCCCGCGTTGCCCGGGGCTGGCGGCGCCGGTGGCCTCGTCCCGCTGCCCGGCGCGCCCGGAGGCCGGCCCAGCCCCCCGCACCCCGAGCTGCGCCTGGAGGCGCCCGGCGCGTCGGAGCCGCTGCACCACCACCCCTACAAGTACCCGGCAGCCGCCTATGACCACTACCTCGGGGCCAAGAGCCGGCCGGCGCCCTACCCGCTGCCCGGCCTGCGCGGCCACGGCTACCACGCGCACGCACACTCGCACCACCACCCGGTGAGCCCGgcggccgcggccgccgccgccgccgctgccgctgccgccgccgccaacATGTACTCGGCAGGGGCCGCGCCGCCTGGCTCCTACGACTACTGCCCCAGATAA
- the TBX1 gene encoding T-box transcription factor TBX1 isoform X3, with product MHFSTVTRDMEAFTASSLSSLGAAGGFPGAASPGADPYGPREPPPRYDPCAAAAPGAPGPPPPPPHAYPFAPAAGAATSAAAEPEGPGASCAAAAKAPVKKNAKVASVSVQLEMKALWDEFNQLGTEMIVTKAGRRMFPTFQVKLFGMDPMADYMLLMDFVPVDDKRYRYAFHSSSWLVAGKADPATPGRVHYHPDSPAKGAQWMKQIVSFDKLKLTNNLLDDNGHIILNSMHRYQPRFHVVYVDPRKDSEKYAEENFKTFVFEETRFTAVTAYQNHRITQLKIASNPFAKGFRDCDPEDWPRNHRPGALPLMTAFARSRNPVASPGQPNGAEKDAADARREFERDAGGPAVLGDPAPPPPLLARVLSPALPGAGGAGGLVPLPGAPGGRPSPPHPELRLEAPGASEPLHHHPYKYPAAAYDHYLGAKSRPAPYPLPGLRGHGYHAHAHSHHHPVSPAAAAAAAAAAAAAAANMYSAGAAPPGSYDYCPR from the exons CCTTCACGGCCAGCAGCCTGAGCAGCCTGGGGGCCGCCGGGGGCTTCCCGGGCGCCGCGTCGCCGGGCGCGGACCCATACGGCCCGCGCGAGCCGCCGCCGCGCTACGACCcgtgcgccgccgccgcccctgGCGCCCCtggcccgccgccgccgccgccgcacgcCTACCCGTTCGCGCCGGCCGCCGGGGCCGCCACCAGTGCCGCTGCCGAGCCCGAGGGCCCTGGGGCCAGTTGCGCGGCCGCCGCCAAGGCGCCGGTGAAGAAGAACGCGAAGGTGGCCAGCGTGAGCGTGCAGCTTGAGATGAAGGCTCTGTGGGACGAATTCAATCAGCTGGGCACCGAGATGATCGTCACCAAGGCTGGCAG GCGCATGTTCCCCACCTTCCAAGTGAAGCTCTTCGGCATGGACCCCATGGCTGACTACATGCTCCTCATGGACTTTGTGCCCGTGGACGACAAGCGCTACCG GTACGCCTTCCACAGCTCCTCCTGGCTGGTGGCCGGGAAGGCAGACCCTGCCACTCCAGGCCGAGTGCACTACCACCCAGACTCGCCTGCCAAGGGCGCACAGTGGATGAAGCAAATCGTGTCCTTCGACAAGCTCAAACTGACCAACAACCTGCTGGACGACAACGGCCAC ATTATTCTCAACTCCATGCACAGATACCAGCCCCGCTTCCATGTGGTCTACGTGGACCCGCGCAAAGATAGTGAGAAATACGCCGAGGAGAACTTCAAAACCTTTGTGTTCGAGGAGACGCGCTTCACGGCCGTCACTGCCTACCAGAACCACAGG ATCACGCAGCTCAAGATCGCCAGCAACCCTTTCGCCAAAGGCTTCCGAGACTGCGACCCCGAAGACTG gccccgtAACCACCGGCCCGGCGCGCTGCCGCTCATGACCGCCTTTGCGCGCTCGCGGAACCCGGTGGCCTCCCCCGGGCAGCCCAACGGCGCGGAGAAAG ACGCGGCCGACGCCCGGCGAGAATTCGAGCGCGATGCGGGCGGGCCGGCCGTGCTCGGGGACCCGgcgcccccgccgccgctgctggcGCGCGTGCTGAGCCCCGCGTTGCCCGGGGCTGGCGGCGCCGGTGGCCTCGTCCCGCTGCCCGGCGCGCCCGGAGGCCGGCCCAGCCCCCCGCACCCCGAGCTGCGCCTGGAGGCGCCCGGCGCGTCGGAGCCGCTGCACCACCACCCCTACAAGTACCCGGCAGCCGCCTATGACCACTACCTCGGGGCCAAGAGCCGGCCGGCGCCCTACCCGCTGCCCGGCCTGCGCGGCCACGGCTACCACGCGCACGCACACTCGCACCACCACCCGGTGAGCCCGgcggccgcggccgccgccgccgccgctgccgctgccgccgccgccaacATGTACTCGGCAGGGGCCGCGCCGCCTGGCTCCTACGACTACTGCCCCAGATAA